One Streptomyces formicae genomic window, GTCCGGCAGGGCGGCTTCCTCTACGACGCCGCCGAGTTCGACCCGGTCTTCTTCGGCATGTCGCCGCGCGAGGCCCTCGCGGTCGACCCGCAGCAGCGCCTCCTCCTCGAAACGTCGTGGGAGGCCGTCGAGCGGGCGGGCATCGACCCGAAGTCCCTGCGCGGCAGCGCGACCGGCGTGTTCGCGGGCGTGATGTACAACGACTACGCCTCCCGGCTCAGCCGCTCCCCGGAGGGCTTCGAGGGGCAGCTCGGCCTCGGCAGCTCGGGCAGCGTCGCCTCCGGCCGGGTCTCGTACGTGTTCGGCCTCGAAGGCCCCGCGATGACCGTGGACACCGCGTGCTCCTCGTCGCTCGTGGCGATGCACCTCGCCGCGCAGGCGCTGCGCACGGGCGAGTGCACGCTCGCGCTCGCGGGCGGCGTGACCGTGATGTCGAGCCCGGCGACGTTCGTGGAGTTCAGCCGCCAGCGCGGCCTGGCCCCCGACGGCCGCTGCAAGGCGTTCTCCGCCGATGCCGACGGCACCGGCTGGGGCGAGGGCGTCGGCATGCTCGTCCTGGAGCGCCTCTCGGACGCGCGCCGCAACGGCCACCGGGTCCTCGCGGTCATGCGGGGCTCGGCGGTCAACCAGGACGGAGCGTCCAACGGCCTCACCGCGCCGAACGGCCCCTCGCAGCAGCGGGTCATCCGCCAGGCGTTGGCGAGCGCGGGCCTCGGCACGTCCGACGTGGACGTGGTCGAGGCGCACGGCACCGGCACGACGCTCGGTGACCCGATCGAGGCGCAGGCCCTGCTCGCCACGTACGGCCAGGACCGCACCGGCGAGCCCCTGTGGCTCGGTTCGCTGAAGTCGAACGTCGGCCACACCCAGGCCGCGGCCGGTGTCGGCGGCGTGATCAAGATGGTGATGGCGATGCGGCACGGCGTGCTGCCTTCGACCCTGCACGTCTCCGAGCGCTCCCCGCACGTGGACTGGACGGCGGGTGCCGTGGACGTCCTCACGGAGTCCCGCCCGTGGCCGGAGACAGGCCGCCCGTCGCGCGCGGGTGTGTCCTCGTTCGGCGTGAGCGGCACCAACGCACACGTGGTTCTCGAGCAGGCACCCGAGGACGCTGCGGTCGACGAGCCGTCGGTGGCCGGTCCGGTGCCGCTGGTGTTGTCCGCCCGTACGGCGGACGCGCTGCGTGCGCACGCGTCTCAACTCGCTTCGGTTGTTGGCGAGTTGGGGTCTGCGCGTGTGGGGGATGCGTTGTTGTCGCGGTCGGTGTTTGATCACCGGGCTGTGGTGGTGGCGGGCGGTGCGGAGGCGTTGGCGGCCGTTGCTCAGGGTGCCGAGTCGGCGCGTGTGGCGGTGGGTGTGGCGCGTGCTGCGGGTAAGACGGCGTTCGTGTTCCCTGGTCAGGGTTCGCAGTGGCTGGAGATGGGCGTGGCGTTGGCGGAGTCTTCGCCGGTGTTCCGTGCCTCCATGGACGCGTGTGCGGAGGCGCTCGCGCCTTATGTGGACTGGTCGTTGTGGGACGTGCTGTCCGACGCGGATGCGTTGGAGCGCGTGGACGTCGTGCAGCCCGTGTTGTTCGCGGTGATGGTGTCGCTGGCCGCGTTGTGGCGTTCGTACGGCGTGGAGCCCGATGCCGTGGTGGGTCACTCTCAGGGTGAGATCGCTGCCGCGCATGTGGCGGGCGCGCTCGCGCTGGAGGATGCGGCGCAGATTGTGGCGTTGCGCAGTCAGGCGATTCTGGCGCTGTCGGGCCAGGGCGGCATGGTGTCCCTGGCGATGACGGTCGAGGCGGCGCGTGAGCGGATCGCCCGCTGGGACGGCCGGATCTCCGTCGCAGCGGTCAACGGTCCCGGTTCGGTGGTCGTGGCCGGTGACGCGGATGCTCTGGACGAGCTGATGGACTCCTGCGCCGCCGATGAGGTACGGGCCCGTCGGGTTCCTGTCGACTACGCCTCCCACTCCCCGCACGTCGAACTCATCGAGGAGACGCTGGCCGGTGTGCTGGCCGGAGTCGAGCCCCGTGCCGCTGAAGTGCCGATGCTCTCCACCGTGACGGGGGAGTGGCTGACCGGGACCGAGGTCGGTGCCGAGTACTGGTACCAGAACCTGCGGCACACCGTGCGCTTCGAGGACGCCACACGTGGTCTTCTGGCGGACGGCGTCGGCACGTTCATCGAGTGCAGCCCCCACCCGGTGCTGGTGTTCGGTGTGCGCGAGACGCTGGAGGCGCACGGCGGCGACGCGGCCGTGGTGGGCACGCTGCGCAGGGAAGACGGCGGCCTCGACCGGTTCCTGCTGTCGGCGGCCGAGGCGTACGTCGAGGGCCTGCCCTTCGACTGGCGCGCCCTGGTGCCCGCCGGACGACATGCCGACCTGCCGACGTACCCCTTCCAGCACAAGCGCTACTGGCTGGACGCTCCCCGCGACCTGAGCTTCGACGAAGCCGCAGGGGGTCTTGGCCTGGCGGCCGCCGGGCACCCGCTGCTCGGCGCCGCCATGGAACTCGCCGACGGGCAGGGCCTGTTGTGCACCGGAAGGCTCGGCACCGACACCCACCCGTGGCTCGCGGAGCACGCCGTCGGGCAGACGGTCCTGCTGCCCGGCACGGCCTTCGCCGAGATCGCGCTCGCCGCGGGCGACCGGATCGGCCTCGACGAGGTGGAGGAGCTGACGCTCGCCGCGCCGCTCCTGCTGCCCGAACACGGCGGCGTACGCCTGCGGGTGACGGTCGGCGGCGACGAAGGATCCGGCCGTCGGACGCTGACCATCGACTCGACGCCGGACGGCCAGGACGCCGACGACGACTGGACCCGGCACGCCACCGGCTTCCTGACCACCGGAGCGTCCGCAGCCCCTGCCGCGCTCACCCAGTGGCCGCCCGCCGGAACCGAACCCATCGACGTCGACGGCTTCTACGACGGCCTGGAGGAGGCCGGGTTCGTCTACGGACCCGCCTTCCAGGGCCTGCGCGCGGCGTGGCGCGGCGACGACGCCGTCTACGCAGAGCTCGCACTCGGCGAGGACCAGCACCGGGACGCCGCGTCGTTCGGCCTCCACCCGGCGCTCCTGGACGCCGCGCTGCACGCCTGCATGCTCGGCGGACTCGTCGAGGACGCGGGCCGACCCAGGCTGCCGTTCTCCTGGAGCGGCATCCGGTGGCACGCGACCGGTGCCACCACGGCGCGGGTCCGGGTCACGCAGGCCGGACCTGACGCCGTCGCCCTCGAACTGGCCGACGCGCAGGGGCAACCCCTGGCGACGGTCGCATCCCTCGTCCTGCGGCCGATCGCCGCGGACCAGTGGGGTGCACGCCACCGCGACGCGTTGTTCCGGCTGGAGTGGGTGGCCGCACCGACCCGTGCGGCCGCCCCTGCTCCCGCCCGCGGTTGGGCGGTCGTCGGACCCGACGACCTGAAGGCGGGCGCGGGCCTCGCCGCGTCCGGCGTCAGCGTCGCCGAGTACGACGGCCTCACGGCCCTCGCCGCGGCCGGAGTGCCCGACGTGGTCCTCGTGCCGTGCGCCGATGACGGCACGGAGCCGGTCTCGGCCGCCCGCGCCACCGTGCTGCGCGCGCTTTCGCTGGCCCAGGAGTGGCTGGCCGACGACCGGTTCCTCGGCTCCCGCCTCGTCTTCGTGACGCGAGGGGCCGTCGCGACAGGACCTGACGACGACGTGTCCGACCTGGCCGCCGCAGCGGTGTGGGGCCTGATCAGGTCCGCCCAGTCCGAGAACCCCGACAGGATCGCCCTGGTCGACGTGGACGGGCACGACGCGTCCTGGGCGGCGCTGCCCGCCGTCCTCGACGGTGCCGGTGCCGAGCCCCAGTCGGCGGTGCGCGCCGGTGATCCGCTGGTGCCGCGCCTGGCACGGCCCGCGCCGTCCGCACCTCAGTCCCCGATCGCGTTCGCGCCCGGCGGCACGGTCCTCGTGACCGGCGCGACCGGCATGATCGGCGGCCTCGTCACCCGGCACCTCGTGACCGAGCACGGCGTACGGCATCTCGTCCTCGCCAGCCGCAGCGGTGCCACAGCGCCCGGAGCCGACGCGCTCCGCGCCGAACTCGCCGACCTCGGCGCCGACGTCACGCTCGCCGCCTGCGACGTGACCGACCGCGCCGCGCTCGCCGCGCTGCTCGACGCGGTGCCCGAGGACCACCCGCTGACCGGGGTGGTGCACTCCGCGGGCGTCCTCGACGACGGCGTGCTCGGCTCGCTGACGCCCGAGCGGATCGACACCGTGTTCCGGCCGAAGGTCGACGCGGCCTGGAACCTGCACGAGCTGACCCGCGACGCGGACCTGTCCGCGTTCGTCGTCTTCTCCTCCGCCTCGGGCATCCTCGGCGGCCCTGGCCAGGCCAACTACGCGGCGGCCAACGCGTTCCTCGACGCGCTCGCCCACCGGCGCAGGGCGGCGGGGCTCCCCGCGACGTCACTCGCGTGGGGCCTGTGGGAGTCGGCGAGCGCGATGACGGGCGACATGGCGGAGTCCGACGTGGCCCGCCTGTCCCGCTCCGGCGTCGCGGGCCTCACCCAGGAGCAGGGCCTCGCCCTGTTCGACCTCGGGTGCGCGGCGGGCGAGGCGGTCGTGGTGCCGATGCGCCTCGGCCTGAGCGCGCTGCGCGGCGGGTCCGACGAGGTGCCCCCGCTGCTGCGGGGCCTCGTGCGCGCCCGCGCCACCAGGGCCGCGGCCGACACCGGCGCGGAGCCGCTGGCGCGACGCCTCGCCGGTCTGACCGAGGCGGAGCAGGAGCGTGAACTCCTCGGCCTCGTCAGGGACAGGACGGCGGCCGTGCTCGGCTACGAACCGGACGAGCTCGACGTGTCCGGCGCCCTGACCCAGCTCGGCCTCGACTCCCTGACCGCGCTGCAACTGCGCAACCAGCTTGCGGGCGCGACAGGACTGCGGCTGCCGAGCACCGTCGTGTTCGACCAGCCGACGGGGCCGGCGCTCGCCGCTTACCTGCGGCGCGAGTTGGCCGCGGACGTTACGGGAACCGCGCCCGCCGAGCCCGCGACCCTGGCCGTCGAGGACACGCTCAACGGCCTGTACCGGCAGGCGATCGACCTCGGCCGCTACGAGGAGGGCTGGCAGCTGGTGATGGCGGCCTCGCTCGTGCGGCCGGTGTTCGAGACGCGGGAGGAGGCGCCCACGCTGCCCGCGGTCACGCTGGCGAAGGGACCGGGCGTCCCGCTCCTGTGCTTCCCGCCGCCGATGGCGCCGTCCGGGCCGCACTACTTCAGCCGGTTCGCCCCCACGTTCGCGGGCGAGCGGGACGTGACCGTCCTGCCCCACCCCGGCTTCGCGCCGGGGGAGCCGCTGCCCGCGAGCCGCGAGGCGATCGTCAGCTTCCACGCCGAGGCCGTCCGACGCGAGGCGGGCGAGCGGCCGTACGTGCTGCTCGGCTACTCCTCGGGCGGCTGGATGGCGAACGAGGTCGCGGCCCGGCTCGAACAGCAGGGCGCGGGCCCCGCGGCGGTGGTGCTCGTCGACACCTACACCGCGACCAACTCCTTCGAGGAGCGGCTCGAGGCGGCCCTGCGCGAGCGCGGGTCCACCAGCGAGGCGTCCGAGCTGCTGACCGGCGCGCAACTCACGGGCCAGGGCGGCTACGTACGCGTCTTCGAGGACTGGGAGCCGGGGCCGATCGAGGCGCCGACGCTCTACGTGCACGCCACCTTCCCGCCGGGGGAGTCGGAGGCACGGGAGACCGAGGACGACTGGCAGCCGGAGTGGCCCTTCCCGCACGAGGACGCCGACGTCCCCGGCGACCACTTCTCGATCATGGAGGACCACTCCGAGTCGACCGCGCTCGCCGTGCGGGACTGGCTGGGCGTGCGCGGGGGCAACCACTCCTGACCCTCTGAATCACGAAAACGAACGACCGCACGCGGCAAGAACGACCGCACGCGGCGAGACCAACCGCACGCGGCAAGAACGACCGCAGAACGAACGACCGCAGAACGGACGATGTGACATGACAGTTGCCGACAGCAGCGACCTCTGGCTCCGCCGCTACCACCCCGCACCGGACGCCCCGGCCCGTCTCGTGTGCTTCCCGCACGCCGGCGGATCCGCGAGCTTCTACTTCCCCGTATCGGCCGCGCTCCAGAACGACAGCGACGTCTCGATCCTTCAGTACCCCGGCCGCCAGGACCGCAGGAACGAGCCGCTCGTGGACGACATCGGTCAACTGGCCGACCGGATCGCCCCCTTGATGGCACCGCTCTTCGACCGCCCCGTCGTGTTCTTCGGGCACAGCATGGGCGCGATCGTCGCGTACGAGGTCGCCCGGCGGCTCGGCGCCGACGGCCACACGCCCGCGAGCCTCTTCGTCTCCGGCAGGCGCGCCCCCTCGACGCACCGCGCGGAGACGGTCCACCAGCGGGACGACGACGGGCTCATGGCCGACGTGAAGGCGCTGAGCGGCACCGACACCCAGGTCCTCGGCGACGAGGAGATCCTGCGGATGGTGCTGCCCGCCATCCGCAGCGACTACCGGGCCATCGAGACGTACGGCACCGAGAACGGCACGGTCGACAGCGCGATCACCGCGCTGATCGGCGACAAGGACCCGAAGTCGACGGTCGAGGAAGCCAATGCGTGGCGGGCCCACACGACGGGCGAATTCCGTCTCCAGGTGTTCGACGGGGGCCACTTCTTCATCAGCTCCCGTGCCCCGGAGGTGATCGAGGTGCTGCGCGAGGGGTTGCGCGGCTCCGTCGCGGTCGGCTGAACGCCGTAGAGAACCGCAGAAAACGGTAGAGAACCGCGGAGCGTTGAAGCGGGGGCCGGACGACACCGTCGTCCGGCCCCCGCCGCACGTTCGGCGGCGTCAGCCGCCCACGCGGACTCCCTGCCACTCCTCCTGAGTCATCGAGAACTCGGTGGTGCGCAGATCGGTCCCCGGCGGGAAGTCCTCGGCGTCCGCCAGGAATTCACGGGCGTGCCGCAGTCCGAGAGCGGTCAGCGTCGCCTGCGAGGCGGTGTTGGCCGCGGCCGACATGGCGAAGATACGGGTCAGCCCGAGGTC contains:
- a CDS encoding thioesterase II family protein, which produces MTVADSSDLWLRRYHPAPDAPARLVCFPHAGGSASFYFPVSAALQNDSDVSILQYPGRQDRRNEPLVDDIGQLADRIAPLMAPLFDRPVVFFGHSMGAIVAYEVARRLGADGHTPASLFVSGRRAPSTHRAETVHQRDDDGLMADVKALSGTDTQVLGDEEILRMVLPAIRSDYRAIETYGTENGTVDSAITALIGDKDPKSTVEEANAWRAHTTGEFRLQVFDGGHFFISSRAPEVIEVLREGLRGSVAVG